In Pseudomonas sp. MTM4, one genomic interval encodes:
- the relA gene encoding GTP diphosphokinase has protein sequence MVQVRALQPINTDGSINLEGWLDHVLGLDPALDRDALKQACEFARAAEQQANAAQNLWSEGTSSYLTGLEIAEILADLKLDQDSLVAAVIYRGVREGKIQLAEVHQQFGPVVAKLIEGVLRMAAISASLNPRESLVLGTQTQVENLRKMLVAMVDDVRVALIKLAERTCAIRAVKNADDDKRHRVAREVFDIYAPLAHRLGIGHIKWELEDLSFRYLEPEQYKQIAQLLHERRLDREQYIDNVVQQLQDELNAAGINPEIDGRAKHIYSIWRKMQKKGLQFSQIYDVRAVRVLVPEIRDCYTALGIVHTLWRHIPKEFDDYIANPKENGYRSLHTAVLGPEGKVLEVQIRTVAMHEEAELGVCAHWRYKGTDVNSSSNHYEEKIAWLRQVLEWHEELGDIGGLADQLRVDIEPDRVYVFTPDGHAIDLPKGATPLDFAYRVHTEIGHNCRGAKINGRIVPLNYSLQTGEQVEIITSKHGSPSRDWLNPNLGYITTSRSRAKIVHWFKLQARDQNVAAGKALLERELGRLDLPPVDFDKVAEKANLKSAEDMFAALGAGDLRLAQLVNHAQQLVEPDGHAADQLELIPRRPASTKPGKRGDVQIQGVGNLLTQMAGCCQPLPGDPIVGYITVGRGVSIHRQDCASVLQLSGREPERIIQVSWGPIPEKTYPVDIIIRAYDRAGLLRDVSQVLLNERINVLAVNTRSNKEDSTALMTLTIEIPGLGALGRLLGRVSQLPNIIEAKRQRAS, from the coding sequence ATGGTCCAGGTCAGAGCGCTTCAGCCGATCAACACCGACGGCAGCATCAACCTCGAAGGCTGGCTCGATCATGTGCTCGGGTTGGACCCGGCACTCGACCGCGACGCACTCAAGCAGGCCTGCGAATTCGCTCGAGCGGCGGAGCAGCAGGCCAATGCGGCACAGAATCTGTGGAGCGAAGGCACCTCCAGTTACCTGACCGGTCTGGAAATCGCAGAGATACTTGCCGATCTCAAGCTCGATCAGGACAGCCTGGTGGCCGCGGTGATCTACCGCGGCGTGCGTGAAGGCAAGATTCAGCTGGCGGAGGTGCATCAGCAGTTCGGCCCGGTGGTGGCCAAGCTGATCGAGGGCGTGCTGCGTATGGCCGCTATCAGCGCCAGCCTCAACCCGCGCGAGTCGCTGGTACTCGGCACTCAGACCCAGGTGGAAAACCTGCGCAAGATGCTGGTGGCCATGGTCGACGACGTGCGCGTCGCGCTGATCAAACTGGCCGAGCGGACCTGCGCCATCCGCGCGGTGAAGAATGCCGACGATGACAAGCGCCATCGTGTCGCTCGCGAAGTGTTCGACATCTATGCTCCGCTGGCGCATCGCCTGGGCATCGGACATATCAAATGGGAGCTGGAGGACCTGTCCTTCCGTTATCTCGAGCCCGAGCAGTACAAGCAGATCGCCCAGTTGCTGCATGAGCGCCGCCTGGATCGCGAGCAGTACATCGATAACGTGGTTCAGCAGTTGCAGGACGAACTGAACGCCGCCGGTATCAATCCGGAAATCGATGGCCGCGCCAAACACATCTATTCCATCTGGCGGAAGATGCAGAAGAAGGGCCTGCAATTCAGCCAGATCTACGACGTTCGTGCCGTGCGGGTGCTGGTACCAGAAATTCGTGACTGCTACACCGCGCTCGGCATCGTGCATACGCTGTGGCGACACATTCCTAAGGAGTTCGACGACTACATTGCGAACCCCAAGGAGAACGGCTACCGCTCACTGCACACCGCGGTACTCGGCCCGGAGGGCAAGGTGCTGGAAGTGCAGATCCGTACCGTCGCCATGCACGAGGAGGCGGAATTGGGGGTTTGCGCCCACTGGCGCTACAAGGGCACGGACGTCAATTCCAGCTCCAACCACTACGAAGAAAAGATCGCCTGGCTGCGGCAGGTACTCGAATGGCATGAGGAACTGGGCGATATCGGCGGTCTGGCCGATCAGTTGCGCGTGGATATCGAGCCGGACCGGGTCTATGTCTTCACGCCGGACGGTCATGCCATCGACCTGCCCAAGGGTGCCACGCCGTTGGATTTCGCCTATCGCGTACACACCGAAATTGGCCACAACTGCCGCGGCGCCAAGATCAACGGGCGCATCGTGCCGCTCAACTACAGCCTGCAGACCGGCGAGCAGGTGGAAATCATTACCAGCAAGCACGGCTCGCCAAGCCGCGACTGGCTGAACCCCAACCTGGGCTATATCACCACCTCGCGCTCGCGGGCGAAGATCGTCCATTGGTTCAAACTCCAAGCTCGCGACCAGAACGTCGCCGCGGGCAAGGCGCTGCTGGAGCGTGAACTGGGCCGCCTCGACCTGCCGCCGGTGGATTTCGACAAGGTGGCAGAGAAGGCCAATCTGAAGAGCGCCGAAGACATGTTCGCTGCGCTCGGCGCCGGCGATCTGCGCCTGGCTCAGTTGGTCAATCACGCGCAGCAACTGGTGGAGCCGGATGGCCACGCCGCCGATCAGCTCGAGCTGATCCCACGCCGTCCCGCCAGCACCAAGCCCGGCAAGCGTGGCGACGTGCAGATCCAGGGCGTCGGCAACTTGCTGACGCAGATGGCCGGCTGCTGCCAGCCGCTGCCGGGCGACCCCATCGTCGGCTACATCACGGTCGGTCGGGGGGTCAGCATTCACCGTCAGGATTGCGCCTCGGTGCTGCAGCTGTCCGGGCGCGAGCCGGAGCGGATCATCCAGGTCAGCTGGGGCCCGATCCCGGAGAAAACCTACCCGGTGGACATCATCATTCGCGCCTACGACCGCGCCGGCCTGCTGCGCGATGTCTCGCAGGTGCTGCTGAACGAGCGCATCAACGTACTGGCGGTCAACACCCGTTCGAACAAGGAAGACAGCACGGCGCTGATGACACTGACCATAGAAATTCCGGGGCTGGGTGCGCTGGGGCGGTTGCTGGGACGGGTATCGCAGCTGCCGAATATTATCGAGGCGAAGCGCCAAAGAGCCTCCTGA
- the mazG gene encoding nucleoside triphosphate pyrophosphohydrolase produces the protein MYQLPDLLHLMARLRDPQHGCPWDLQQDYASIVPHTLEEAYEVADAIESGDFDHLPGELGDLLFQVVYYSQLGKEEERFEFATVVDAITRKLIRRHPHVFPDGDLYGSPELPRLDEAAIKQRWEEIKAEERAEKAAAPEQLSLLDDVPSALPALSRAAKLQKRAAQVGFDWPDALPVVDKVREELDEVLEAMSENDPEAIAEEIGDLLFVTVNLARHLKVDPENALRAANRKFERRFRFIEQALRDTGRPIENCDLQELDALWGEAKKAEQASSCG, from the coding sequence ATGTACCAACTCCCCGATCTCCTGCATCTGATGGCCCGCCTGCGTGATCCGCAACACGGTTGCCCCTGGGACCTGCAGCAGGATTACGCCAGCATCGTGCCGCACACGCTCGAAGAAGCTTATGAGGTGGCCGATGCCATCGAGAGCGGCGATTTCGATCATCTGCCCGGCGAACTGGGCGATCTGCTGTTTCAGGTCGTCTACTACAGCCAGTTGGGGAAGGAGGAGGAGCGGTTCGAGTTCGCCACGGTGGTCGATGCCATTACCCGCAAGCTGATCCGCCGCCATCCTCATGTGTTTCCCGACGGTGACCTCTATGGCTCCCCCGAGTTGCCACGGCTCGATGAGGCGGCGATCAAGCAGCGCTGGGAAGAAATCAAGGCCGAGGAGCGCGCCGAGAAAGCGGCCGCGCCGGAGCAGCTTTCACTGCTCGATGACGTGCCCAGCGCGCTACCCGCCTTGAGCCGTGCCGCCAAGCTGCAAAAGCGCGCTGCTCAGGTTGGTTTCGACTGGCCCGATGCCTTGCCGGTGGTGGACAAGGTGCGTGAGGAATTGGACGAAGTGCTCGAAGCCATGAGCGAGAACGATCCAGAAGCCATCGCCGAGGAAATTGGCGACCTGCTGTTCGTCACGGTCAATCTGGCGCGTCATCTGAAGGTAGATCCGGAAAACGCCTTGCGCGCCGCCAATCGCAAATTCGAACGGCGCTTTCGGTTCATCGAGCAAGCCTTGCGGGATACCGGTCGGCCCATCGAGAATTGCGACCTGCAAGAGCTGGATGCGCTTTGGGGCGAGGCCAAAAAAGCCGAGCAGGCATCAAGCTGCGGTTGA
- a CDS encoding DUF2058 domain-containing protein: MSLSLRDQLLKAGLVNEKQAKQAGKQQQKQQRLVKKGQAEQDNSQREAALKAQAEKQARDQELNRQQQQKAEQKARTAQIKQLIETSRLPKLTTEDYYNFVDDKKVKRLSVNKLMRDKLSSGSLAIVRHGGGYEVIPREAALKIQERDPRRIVQLNTQTEAPDADDPYAAYQIPDDLMW, from the coding sequence ATGAGTCTTTCCCTTCGCGACCAGCTGCTCAAAGCCGGGCTGGTCAATGAGAAACAGGCCAAGCAGGCCGGCAAGCAACAGCAGAAACAGCAGCGCCTGGTAAAGAAAGGCCAGGCCGAACAGGACAATTCCCAGCGTGAGGCGGCACTCAAGGCTCAAGCCGAGAAACAGGCGCGCGACCAGGAACTGAACCGCCAGCAGCAGCAAAAGGCCGAGCAGAAGGCGCGCACCGCGCAAATCAAGCAGCTGATCGAAACCAGCCGCCTGCCCAAGCTGACGACCGAGGATTACTACAACTTCGTCGACGACAAGAAGGTCAAGCGCCTGTCGGTGAACAAGCTGATGCGCGACAAGCTATCCAGCGGCTCGCTGGCCATCGTCCGTCATGGCGGCGGCTACGAGGTAATCCCGCGCGAAGCGGCGCTGAAGATTCAGGAGCGCGATCCGCGCCGCATCGTGCAGCTCAACACCCAGACTGAAGCGCCGGATGCGGACGATCCATACGCCGCCTACCAGATTCCTGACGATTTGATGTGGTAA